Proteins from one Panicum virgatum strain AP13 chromosome 7K, P.virgatum_v5, whole genome shotgun sequence genomic window:
- the LOC120643149 gene encoding protein RALF-like 9, translating to MEKVSSTRVAAAAVVALCLLLALAQEAAGVEYMTYPPNMIHCKVLGNCEKNAGPDATRPGKPANSYTRGCSAIDRCRG from the coding sequence ATGGAGAAGGTGAGCTCCACGagggtggccgcggcggccgtggtggcgctGTGCCTGCTGCTGGCGCTGGCGCAGGAGGCCGCCGGCGTGGAGTACATGACGTACCCGCCCAACATGATCCACTGCAAGGTGCTGGGCAACTGCGAGAAGAACGCCGGCCCCGACGCCACCCGCCCCGGGAAGCCGGCCAACAGCTACACCCGCGGCTGCAGCGCCATCGACAGGTGCCGCGGCTGA